TTAGCAATGAACGAATAGTGGTAACGAATTCATTGTGTGAACTCACGACATATTTTTTCCTTCTTCATATGACATAAATAACACTAGCTAAATGCAAATATAGTTCATCCCATTGGTTGTTCAACCTTTCACTCAAGCAGTTTATTGCGTCACCCATCCTCACCGCCGAAGCTCATTGGCTGGGCTGGTAGATGCCCCTATATGGTCAAAACGATTTCGCAATACTTGGAGCAGCAACAAAACATACACAAGACTTCATCAACTAACTTATTTGGTCAACGAAAAATACGGACATTTACTCCCAACTTGTTATACTTTTGACGACACCTAAAACAAAAAGCAGACAAGGTAACGTCGTTGATTTGGTATGTTTTTTCCCAAGTCATCTTCTATGGGGGGGAAAAAGGGtaatagctagctaggctaaatgGACTCCACAAACTGTACGGCATATTCGTGCTAATTTAGACACCAACTGTGGCCAGGTATGCTTAAAATAAAAGTTTAGTTTACTAAACAGCGGTGTGATGAACTATGTTAAAAGTATATAGTGACGTGGCGTTCAAAGTGTGTGTTTTTTGACGTTAGGTGAGGTTATTTTCGGTTGTAAGgaaatgctagctagctgttagccAGTTGTCTAGTTAGCCAAGCTCCACGCCTCCTGCTATTGCCAAATCTCTCTATATAGGCTCTTTGTTTGTCTATTTCCATACACGTTCTAATTAGTTAACTAGTTAGTCTCACGTCAAAACGTTGTGTGTTAGTGTTTTTTTTAGTGAATTCACCggtataattattttattttatcccaAAACGTCTGGGTTTTTGTTGCTTACCACTGCATGGCTACGGAGTTCCTCTCCGGTGGCACAAAGCAGATCTGCCATGTACGGAGGGAGGGATGCGATGATGCAATCACCGGCAACACTACCGTTAACTAGCAGACAGCAGAACTGAccgacggggagagagagagagagagatgtcacagACACACAACTCCCTGTGTGACCTTATCAGACTAACATTTAACTATGATTTTTTCACTTTCCCTCAGGGAGAATAACATGCTGGTGATGATAGATACATGTTTTTGGTGGGTGAATTCCCTCAAGGAGAATAACATATGTTTGTGATGACAGATAAATGTTGGGTGAATGAATGCAAATTGGGGGAGGGGCTTAAACCAGACCACCACTTTGTCTCAGATCTgtttacacaacaacaacaaaatccgtCAGTATGAAATGCGCAATATTATTTAGCTACATATTCTAGATATGTGTTTGCATCAATGTAGCTTGTTTTCATAAATCCCCCATCGTGTGTTTTACAATAGACGTGATCTCTGGTGGGTCAGACTGTGAACATACATGGGACTGTAGATCCGTCTTCATACTATGGGCACCAATAGTTCCAGTGCTTGGATTTTCCctcactggttatttggacaaatcacgattTCACAGATGGATAGAATATTTAGAATTTCTGATTGGGGGGGAGGCATTTGACCCGTAGACTTGTCCTTAACTTGTAAATAGAGAGGGTGGAGTTCCTCGTTCTAGCATCTCTTCTCATAACCCATGTGGACCCAGATCTTAATTTATTTATGGTGAAATCAAGATTACTAGAAAGGATATGGGGCTCCGAGTAGcgcagcatctcagtgctagaggcgtcactgcagccactggttcgattccaggctgtatcacaaccggccatgattgggagacTGTATGGCCcgggtgggccgtcattgtaaataataatttgttcttaactgacttgcctagttaaatgtaaaaaaaataataaattgtGCTACTGATGTTGAGTCCTGCTATTTCCCTGACTACCCTGACTCAATTAGTTCCGACTAAAAGCTCATAGTCTAGAATGTTCTTAACTGTCACCTGTTTGTAGCCTATTTTAATAATGAATCCCCTATCAATGTGTTTCTTACCTTTTTTCTCTTCTCGGGGAAAAACTAACATATTTCCGTTGTCCTTCCAGACTCCAGAAACTCCAGTCTACAGGAGTGCGTCCAGACACCCATTCATCCAGAGTGCCACCCAACCAGCACGCCAGTCATAGCAGACGGACGGTGAGGCGAGCGGTCAGCAGATCCGAACCAAATGAGCAAGAGGTCGCAGCAGACGATAAACACGGAGCAGAACAGGGGGACTGTTAGTGTGATCCAGGGCCAGGCTagtggaacaacaacaacaacaacatcaagacCACCAGGAGGAAGCTTACAGCTGGTACCCCAGCTAGTCCCTGCGACCCCagccggaggaggaggaggaggaggcaaggCCAAGATGAAGAAGACGTCGGGGGACAAGGACAGTGACGAGTACCGTCAACGGCGGGAACGGAACAACCTGGCGGTGAAGAAGAGCAGGATGAGATCCAAGCAGAAGGCCCAGGACACGCAGCAACGTGTCAACGAGCTGAAAGAGGAGAACGAGAGGCTGGAGGCCAAGATCAAGCTGCTCAGCaaagagctgtctgtcctcaagGACCTCTTCCTGGAACACGCCCACAACCTGGCCGACAACGTCCAAGCGCCTGGCGCGGAGGGGGCCAGCCCcgcccacaacaacaacaacaacaacaatggagcgtgtaacaacaacaacaacagccagtgaGAAGAGGGCAGGGACATGAAATATGAAACCTCGTGGTTGTGTacttcccaaattgcaccctattccccatagggccctggtctaaagtagtgcactatgaagggaatagggtgccattttgagtCAACCAGGGtgatggtaaatagacagctcgCCATTGCTTCTTAACCATACTGGAGTTTCTTCCTCTCGCTCCTCCCAGAGATGATATATACTGGCAGAGAGATTTCACTGTTGTCTTCTTTGTGCGTTCCGATTGGTTcacaatgattttttttttaagagttTCAGGTCAGGAattgtccattttttttttatttttttttaacaatttgGAGACATTTTCTAAAGAGACCCTGTTGTGTTGAGTCACAAGATAAACTATTCACTAGTTAAGATGATGTGAGGGGGGGAaagtatatattttattattttggttTGTAGTATTGTCAGTACATTCACTACGGTTGAAGTTAGTCAGAATGAtgcctgtttttttatttttttggatGCATCTGTTGGCTTCAGATATGCACACgttgtacattttatttttaaatatatatatatatcatttttttGTGTCCTAATCGAATGGCTTTACTTCTGCTTTGAGCTGTTTTGGGTAGAAGAGGACTGTAAATATCAAGAGTCAAATACAAAGAGGTGAGATGAGATTGGACCCAAAACTTAAGATCAGCTTAAACCTTCTTCTTCTCTTGTTTTTTTTGGTTGTTGCTcaagacatgttgtgttgttgacGTCAGCTTTTCATAATCTCGAGTTTTCAGGCCTGTGTGAGATACAGTCAGTCACTGTGTTTATTTACCCATAGTTCCAACAGGCCTCAGACCAGCCCTTTCAGtcagagacccagagagacagaggtctCAAACAGCGCCCTGTTCCCTAGACGGTGCACTAGTTTCGATCCCCTATGTGGCGCTGGTCAAAAAAAAAAAGGTACAAATGTAGTTCGCTAAATAAGGaattaggatgccatttgggatacagacagagagggggggacagaggtgTGTTCGCAGTTAAGGAGTGTCCCAGCCCAGACTAGACAGCCCAGACTATCATGCAACCTCCGTGGGATTAAACTCCAGACGTTTCGCACGGCGTCACAGGCCGCTGCTAATTCAAAGTTAAGCCTTTCTCCAAACCAACCCTAAAAcctggagagaaagacagaacaacaggacaatgagccattctgtctgtctgggcgtTGGGGATGCTAAATCACCTCCTAATTAGCCCCGGCTAGCTAGAACAGAGCGAGGCACGTTGGCTCCCGCCTCCAGTGGTGTCAGGCTCAGTCAGAGGCTATCAGAATGTGTAGACAGAAAGGCAGGCTCAGTCAGAGGCTATCAGAATGtatattttgtgtgttttgtttctgTTGTCAGACTTGAGTTATTATCCAGCTGTAGGATTGTCTCCTCTGAAACAACGGCATATTCTGATGTGatgtggatgatgatgatgatgtggatgCGTATTTGGCCAGAGGAGTCGACATTGAGTGTCTGTTATTTATAGGATgcgtccccaatggcaccctgtcCCCCGATtttttttatagtgcactactttttgttTTGAGTAGAGCCTTGTCAACAGGCAGTGCACTATATAACACCTAGGGTGTCTCTTGGAGTGCTGTTGTAGCCGTCTGTACCTCAGGCTACCAGTATTAGCCACACCAAACAGGGCCTTTTTCTTTCTCAGAACCTCTGAAGCATCTTTTcaattgttgtttttgttttgttttgtaatcTTTGTTTTTTCTACaacttgtattttttaaaaaGCAGCATGATGGAAGTGGtttgcatgggggggggggggggggggggcactgttcAAATATgtgttgtttttattttgttgcaCTACAGCAAAGAGAAACGATAGCAAATATTGGCATATTGAAACCATTCTCttcatgttgttctgtgttgttgAACAGAAGATCTACAATTGAAAATAATGTCTGAAATTCAATAGCAAAATATTTTGTACAaaattttttaaaaaaatgtgacaAATTTTGATAAATATTTCCATGAATATTTGTTTTTTGGTTTGCATGTTGCTGGGCAGCATTTTCTCTTAGCTAGACTTGCTCTTTTTATATAAGATTATATTGGGGTAACGTGCATTTGTAAATTAAAATTGAGTACAAACTTTCAACCAAgcatttttgtttttgtgtgtgtgtaatcaatgTTTTATGGGAATTGTAAACACACACTAGGCTGCATCTCAATTGAATTTagatttattatatatatatatatatatggaatagCGCAGGAATCAGGAACTAAATTCAGCTGCGGGCCCATTCTTTCTGGACGGATGGTCAGGGCTAGAACataatgaaataaatcattagtgaaccacaagaagcccaaaataataataaaagactaaaacataatcatttcaaaccttggttacatttgtatacaaaagtattcacccccccttggcatttttcctattttgttgccataCCTTACCTCACATTTAAATAGATTTACAACCTAAAATgtaaatagatttgattttattgggtggggggggttgtatcctttgatttacacaacatgcactttgaagatgcaaaatgttATTTCTATtgtaaaacaaacaagaaacaagTGTACATAACCATTATACTAACTACTATGCTAGTCAATGCTTTgtggagccaccttttgcagcaaatacagctgcaagtctcttggggtgtgtttctacaagcttggcacatcgagacactgggatttctgcccattcttcaaggcaaaactgctccagcttcttcaagttggatgggttccgctggtgtgcagcaatctttaagtcataccacagattctcaattggattgaggtctggactttgactaggccattccaagacatgtacagttaccccttaaaccactcgagagttgctttagcagtatgcttagggtcattgtcctgctggaaggtgaacctctgtcccactctcaaatctctggaagactgaaacaggtttccctcaagaatttccctgtatttagcgccatccatcattccttcaattctgaccagtttccccagtccctgccaatgaaaaacatccccacagcatgatgctgccaccaccaagcttcactgtggggatggtgttctcaaggtgatgagaggtgttgggtttgtgccagacatagcattttcattgatggccaaaaagctacattttagtctcaactgaccagagtaccttcttccatatgttttggaagccttttggcgaacaccaaatatAATTGCTTATTTTTATCTTTAAGCAATgccttttttctggacactcttccgtaaagcccagctctgtggagtgtacggcttaaagtggtcctatggacagacactccaatctccgctgtggagctttgcagctccttcagggttatctttggactctttctcttcctgacctgtttggagagctcctcgGTCTTCATGGTGTcatttgcttggtggtgccccttgcttagtggtgttgcagactctggggcctttcagaataggtgtgtatatatactgagatcatgtgacagatcatgtgactcttagattgcacacaggttgactttatttaactaagtatgtgacttctgaaggtaattggttgcaccagatgttATTTAGAAGGGAGGGGGAATTAAGTTATTAATTAAGTTATAACAACATATTTTTTCTTCACCAATTTGtactattttgtgtttgtccgttacatgaaatccaaataaaaatcaattttaattacaggttgtaatgcagcttaataggaaaaacgccaagggggatgaatacttttacaaGGCACTTCATGATCACATCTCTTTATTATACACGGGAACAGATTTACAATAtttaaatcacttggagctgattggCTGGTGTTTTTAGTAATAAATTAATTATTTTAGTCTTTTAcgtccaacaacaaaaaaaaatgttttttttgctcagagaccttggggggggggggggggatcccaGTTGGAATAGAGGTTGATTTCAGTGCGGACGGTCTGTCTGAGTGATATGGATGGTCATTCTACAGATCTAGATATAAAGGATTGAACTACATGTCTCTTCACATGAGATCTACTGGTTCAGTAGCTCAGCTTCTAGACTATATATGATCCATTTAATGGACTGTCTGATTCCAAACAATTACAAAGCAGGAAATGGATGAGAAATGACAGATAAACCTGGTTACCAACCTGGTTACCAATATgaccatgccccccccccccccccccccaaacacagaACAAGGTGTTCAACTGGACTCATCACAcactcaaatgacaccctattccctatatagtgcactactttagaccagagcacaaTGGGTCTCCCTATGTGCtttggtctgaagtagtgcactatatagggataaagggtgccatttggtacttATCGAGGGGGACTTGGTTATCTAACTCAGTCCTGACTCACTGTTCTAACCAGAGCTCAGTAAACAGCTCTGTATGGAGAGGGGAGCAAGCCAGCTTTGTTCAGTGAGGCCTTTGATTGGCTAGCCTGTCATTCTGTCACTAGGTGAGCACAGTGCCAAGTTCTATTTCTGTTTGGCTTGCTCTGAAGGCTGAGTCAATGAACACAGCTTATTTAAAGACCTGTGcaaacacccagagagagagagaacagggtggaGCCACCACTCGGGGCATGGGGAGGGACAATAGTACATCACCTACCTTTAACAGCCTCGACACAAAGCAAACATTCATTGCAGTGGTTCACCTCTCAGTCATCtacctcactctgtatctcttcGTGGTGATGCCCTGTCAAGATCTACTTGCCAATAAtcaccctccccctccctctcggtgcccctccctccctctcggtgCCCCTACCCCCTCCCTAAACTTATAAATCATGTTTAAGGAATGGAGGACAAATCTTTATCGCTCAGTCAAGATAATGAGTTGAATCATTGACGCAGTACTATTCAGACCAACCCTAAATAGACCTGAGATATGGTTCAATACTGTCTACTACAACAGTAGAGAGTCTGCCTGCAGCCGTCCAGTTGGGAAGGTCTTCTCTCCATGTTCCTGCTCAGAGGGACGATGTGTATCTTCCATTTAGAGATGTAGACTGAGGTGTGTATGAACATCTACACAGATCTGATAATGGGGTCAGTCCGCTGTGGCCAGTGTGCTGACATTGGTGGGTAggtagcaggtagactagtggtaggagtggggggacggcaggtagactagtggttagagtggaggggtggcaggtagtctagtggttagagtgtaggggaagcaggtagactagtggttagagtggagggaaggcaggtagcctagtggttagagtggagggaaggcaggtagactagtggttagagtggaggggaggcagatagcctagtggttagagtggaggggcggcaggtatcctagtggttagagcgttggacttgtaactgaaaggttgcaagatctaattccctgagttgacaaggtaaaaaaatctgtcgttctgcccctgaacaaggcagttaacccactgttcccctgaaccaggcagttaacccactgttcccctgaacaaggcagttaacccactgttcccctgaacaaggctgttaacccactgttccccagaaggccgtcattgaaaataagaatttgttcataactgacctgcctagtcaAGATAAAGGTAAATAAATTGGCTTGCTGTGCCTGGCCTTCAATCAGTCTTTCTTTATTGGTCTGATTTCAATTTTCCACTAGTATTAAAGATTTAGGTTATTTTGGAAAAGCTTTAATGTGTAGAAGGTATAGAATACTGAGCCAAGACATTCCAAGTAGACTAGACGTATTGAATAGGTCTAGCCTGTTGCCTTTGGTTCGTTATATGCGACTGCGAGAAATATCTAGCTTTGGTCCAGGGTGTTACATGCGGCTTGCTGTCGCTGAGCCGTTAAGCGAGCTGCTCCTAACGCCCCGGACGAGAGCTATGAAACACCGCTCTCCGTTTGTGCTCAGTTGGAAGGGTTTCCTTGCTGCAACAACAGAGGGAGCTCCCTGCCCGTTGACATGAGTCTTCTGTCTGGTGCCTGGTGTGGTTCCTCTGTGCCTTGGTTAAACATGCACGCTCACACAACCCATGACGCGTTATTACACGAGTAGCCTACTTCATTCCGCATAACGTTACATCGCAAGAACAAGTTTATGATGTAAATGAAAGTATGCACATAAACCCTTTTAATCCTAAATGTAAAAACCTTGTAAAACACCAAAGTATTGTATCCTTCTATGTCGTTTAGCCTTACTAATAAACTATGCGGCTCTCTTTATTGTTAACAATTCGACGCGGTTCAGATCGGACTCAAGCACAGGGGAGGGGGGTTGCTAacactttaattggggaggacgtgcTCGTGGTAACCGCTGGAGCAGAATtttggtggaatggtatcaaacatgccATTTTCATTTTTTCcgtttccagacattattatgagccgtcctccccctcGCCAGCCTCCACTGGACTCGATCTGTCAGCGTCTCTTTACTTTTGGAATGTTAATGCGTCAGTTAAAACAGGGCGATCTATCTATCTCTCACATTTGATCAGGTATTTATCCATTATGGAGCGAAGCAAGCCCCCCCCTAAAATAGTAAACTCACGACGCCGGGTGACGAGCGCTCTGCCCCCTCCGGATCCGGTGTATTGGCTAATCCCCTAGTCTATCGGAAAGCGCGCAACAGGTAGCCGAGCCTGCTCTTCCGCAGAGGAAGCAGCGAGTCGCGTGCTGCTGTCCGTGCTGCGGACACTGTCAGTTGATGTCTCAGGTATCGAGTCTGTGAAGAGCTGAGAGAGATTAACTGCTCTGTGTATTATCATGTATGATTCTCATCGGTGCACTTTGCACATAGAATCCAATATAAGTATTGATTTAAAGATTGTGAATTGATAAATGAGTGGCACCGTGCACGTGTATTTGCATATTGGCCTTTTGACAATTAGGCCTAATTTATTATGTGCCCAATATTTATTGTGTTTCTACCAAATCTGTTGTGAAACTGGCGTTAACCCTCCACCTCCATCGTATTGATACATATGAAAGAGAAAGGGAATATGtggataaaataaaatacaatatattttgTATTAATACGTTATGAAATAACTTATGTTtaaatagtatatatatattattaacgTCACTTTAACGGCtagtaggggaggcaggtagactagtggttcgAGTGGAGGGAAGGGTCGATGGTATATATATTATTAACGTCACTTTAACGGCtagtaggggaggcaggtagactagtggttcgAGTGGAGGGAAGCGTCGATGGTATATATATTATTAACGTCACTTTAACGGCtagtaggggaggcaggtagactagtggttcgAGTGGAGGGAAGCGTCGATGTAGAAGCGTCGATGGAACAGCGGTTTAATAACCAAATAATAGTTCATGTAAAATATGCTAAATATTTTGGGACACTCAATTATCAAAATAGCTTGTCTTATATATTGAAATGAGGCTGTTGCGTGGCTCTGCTGGGGACGTGTGGTGTTCAAATGCACAAGGGGAAACTGTTCGAATGAGATTATATATCATGAAAATAAATCCATTTGTCATACAAattaaaacatatttaaataatgtcaaatcaaatgtgttttgctaatattaatatattattatGTATTTCAAAATCATTTTTAAGTCACCCAAGGTGTAAAGTGATTTGGCCTTGGATCGCCAGTCTAGTCTACTATAACCTACTGCTGCCTAAAGGCGCGCAATAGGACCCTGCGTGCTGCGCGTCCGCCCCCTTCCCTCTGCatatataggagagaggagagttctTTGACAGTTGTGAGGTTCAGCAGCCTGGAGTAGTTCAACCTGCAGCTAAAACAGTGTCCGTTAGAACTATAGTCTCGAGAAACCAGTCGTACCAGGGAAAGTCACTAGGCTTTATTCAAGACATTTAGTTTATAGCTTCTCGTGGCGAGTTAGAGTTTTACTTCATACCTGGAGAGCGCACCTGTGAAGGAGCTGTCCTGTTTATTCGTCTAGCCAGTGCGGCTTCCTCCGGTACTGTGAGCAAGCTGGATTCCCGCAGCTCCTCACCATGTCTGGCGGGTTATAGATATTCCATGGAGCAACCAAACCTCTATGAGGTCGCCCCACGACCCCTAATGACCAGCCTAGCCCAGAGTCAGAGTCAGCAAAGCGCCTACTGCTACAAAGACCCCTCCGCTGCTGGACCCGGAGCAGGAGGAGACCTCGGCGAGATCTGTGAGAACGAAAACTCCATTGACATCAGCGCTTACATCGACCCTGCAGCCTTCAACGACGAGTTCCTGGCTGATCTATTCCACAACAGCTCGAAGCAAGAGAAACTCAAGCTGGCGAACAGTGAGTACGAATCCTACCCCCACGGGGTGAGCTCTGGCTCGGGGGCGCAccaccaacagcagcagcagcagcatcagcagcAGGGCTATGGTTGTATTCCCGGGTATATGGACACATCTAAACTTGAACCCATTTACGATAACCAGTCCACGAGAATCAGACCTGTGGCGATAAAGCAAGAGCCCAGAGAAGAAGATGAAATGAGCCATTCTATGCCTCCAACCTACCACCATTCCCACCAGCATCTGCCACAGCACCTATCCCATCTTCAGTACCAGATTGCGCACTGCGCGCAGACGACCATGCATCTCCAACCGGGACACCCGACGCCTCCACCGACGCCCGTCCCGAGTCCACACCACAGGGACGGCAGCATGTCCTCCGTTGGATCCATGAAGATGATGGGACGCGACGACCGAGACCGAGACCGGGGTAAATCCAAAAAACGCGTCGACAAGGCCAGCACGGAGTACCGGTTGAGGCGGGAGAGGAACAACGTCGCGGTGAGGAAGAGTAGAGACAAGGCGAAAATGCGCAATGTTGAGACGCAGCATAAAGTGATCGAGCTGGCGTCGGACAACGAAAGACTGCGGAAGAGAGTGGAACATCTTACCCGAGAACTGGACACGTTAAGGGGCATCTTCAGACAACTTCCCGATGGATCTTTCAAACCATTGGCCAACTGCCAGTGAACACGGACTATAGTAGCTTTTACATTGGGGACTTTTAAACACTTACTTGTACACGTCTCCTGGATATAGCCTACACGCTATAGATTGATCTGACAGATTGTGACTGCAACAGTTTGTTTCTTCAGGAGAGACAGGGCAGCTGAGGTATACACGCCTTCTGTACTTTAAACAATAAGCTCATTTCTCCACGTTTTAACAGTGGacctgtgttgtttgtgtgtgtgtgtgtgtgtgtgtgtgtgtgtgtgtgtgtgtgtgcgtgcgcgcgtgtgtgcctTTTTATTATATAACATTGTGTGTTTAGCCACGCAAAAACAACATATCAGTGCAGCTGAAGGAACAGGGGCATGATTTTCACAATAATCACTAGCCTGCTCGATGTTCATGTTTTAACGTTAGCATCTCAATACCATGTTCTTGTCTTACTAAACTAAACATGTGTGCATTTGACTTATAGAGCTACAGTGTATTATTCAACTGCAAAGTGCACACAGCTTTCCACATGAGTTTATTTTTTATGCAAAACAAAACCCAATCTGAGCGGTGATCAGAGTGTTTCCATGTATTTGCTGTTCAGACATTAAGATCATGTAAAGGTGACAGCTAGAACACGTATCCTGCTGCTGTCTGCTGTGTCAGCATTCACACATCGGGGAGATCTCTGGACGGAATTCAACGCCGCAGCAAACGACTGCAAACGTGTTATACTGTGGTACCTGCTTCTTCACGAGCAGTTTTGTAAATGTCTTCAAAATACAACGGAATGAGGCACATTTTGTATTTCTTCCATATGTTTTTGGGTACTAATCTGAACACGCCTCTCAGTGTAAATAAAAACTCTTTATAAACTCAAAAGTATAGCTTTCTATTTATGTATaagtgattttattttttaaatgtgaaaAGGGTTCCTcttcactcttagaaaaaagggttccaaaagggttcttcggctgtctccataggagaaccatttttggttccaggtaaaaaaaCCTTTTATGTTCCATGTactgtagaaccctctgtggaaggttctacttggaaccgaaagggttctacctggaatcaacaagggttcttcaaagggttctagattgcaccttttttttttcttcttcaaggAAAGTATAACTATGCAATGTTTGTTGCCCTCATCTTCTGTCTGATGATTTCACACGAAGAAGATCCCACCCTTTGACCTGTTTTCTCACTGGTTCAGCTGTGAAATACTGTTTGGAGCTTTGCTTCTCCACAGT
This is a stretch of genomic DNA from Oncorhynchus clarkii lewisi isolate Uvic-CL-2024 unplaced genomic scaffold, UVic_Ocla_1.0 unplaced_contig_12657_pilon_pilon, whole genome shotgun sequence. It encodes these proteins:
- the LOC139396923 gene encoding CCAAT/enhancer-binding protein gamma-like codes for the protein MSKRSQQTINTEQNRGTVSVIQGQASGTTTTTTSRPPGGSLQLVPQLVPATPAGGGGGGGKAKMKKTSGDKDSDEYRQRRERNNLAVKKSRMRSKQKAQDTQQRVNELKEENERLEAKIKLLSKELSVLKDLFLEHAHNLADNVQAPGAEGASPAHNNNNNNNGACNNNNNSQ
- the LOC139396921 gene encoding CCAAT/enhancer-binding protein alpha-like; the encoded protein is MEQPNLYEVAPRPLMTSLAQSQSQQSAYCYKDPSAAGPGAGGDLGEICENENSIDISAYIDPAAFNDEFLADLFHNSSKQEKLKLANSEYESYPHGVSSGSGAHHQQQQQQHQQQGYGCIPGYMDTSKLEPIYDNQSTRIRPVAIKQEPREEDEMSHSMPPTYHHSHQHLPQHLSHLQYQIAHCAQTTMHLQPGHPTPPPTPVPSPHHRDGSMSSVGSMKMMGRDDRDRDRGKSKKRVDKASTEYRLRRERNNVAVRKSRDKAKMRNVETQHKVIELASDNERLRKRVEHLTRELDTLRGIFRQLPDGSFKPLANCQ